From the genome of Etheostoma spectabile isolate EspeVRDwgs_2016 chromosome 10, UIUC_Espe_1.0, whole genome shotgun sequence, one region includes:
- the mtnr1al gene encoding melatonin receptor type 1A-like, with translation MMNGPIFHDPLRLVDPRHLPQMMSLEDREPTMVEGTLGPRNSTPPGGEGAPGQQHQSFPWVETLLAGVLITTIVVDVIGNLLVIVSVFRNRKLRKAGNAFVVSLAFADLVVAIYPYPLVLTAIFHDGWIAGYIHCQISGFLMGLSVIGSIFNITGIAINRYCYICHSLKYDKLFSNSNTMCYVVLVWVLTILAIVPNWFVESLQYDPRVYSCTFAQSVSSLYTITVVVVHFILPIGIVSYCYLRIWILVIQVRRRVKPDTRPKINPHDLRNFLTMFVVFVLFAVCWAPLNLIGLAVALDSRLSWAIPEWLFTASYFMAYFNSCLNAVVYGALNHNFRKEYKRIVLIIFKFHC, from the exons ATGATGAATGGACCGATCTTCCACGATCCGTTGCGACTCGTCGACCCGAGGCACCTTCCGCAAATGATGTCCCTGGAGGACCGCGAGCCCACCATGGTGGAGGGGACCCTGGGGCCCCGCAACTCCACGCCGcccgggggggagggggctcCGGGCCAGCAGCACCAGTCCTTCCCCTGGGTGGAGACCCTGCTCGCCGGCGTCCTGATCACGACCATCGTGGTGGATGTTATCGGGAACCTGCTGGTCATCGTGTCCGTGTTCAGGAACAGGAAACTCAGGAAAGCAG GAAACGCCTTTGTGGTGAGCCTGGCTTTTGCTGACCTAGTTGTCGCCATCTACCCCTATCCGCTGGTCCTGACCGCCATCTTCCACGACGGCTGGATCGCCGGTTACATCCACTGTCAGATCAGCGGCTTTCTCATGGGCCTCAGCGTCATCGGCTCCATCTTCAACATCACGGGCATCGCCATCAACCGCTACTGCTACATCTGCCACAGCCTCAAATACGATAAGCTCTTCTCCAACAGCAACACCATGTGCTACGTGGTGCTCGTCTGGGTGCTCACCATCCTCGCCATCGTGCCCAACTGGTTCGTAGAGTCGCTGCAGTACGACCCAAGGGTGTACTCCTGCACCTTCGCCCAGTCCGTCAGCTCGCTGTACACCATcacggtggtggtggtgcactTCATCCTGCCAATCGGCATTGTCAGCTACTGTTACCTTCGCATCTGGATCCTGGTCATCCAGGTGAGGAGGAGGGTCAAGCCGGACACACGGCCAAAGATCAATCCGCACGACCTACGCAACTTCCTGACCATGTTCGTGGTGTTCGTGCTCTTCGCCGTCTGCTGGGCGCCGCTGAACCTGATCGGCCTGGCGGTGGCGCTGGACTCCAGGCTGAGCTGGGCGATCCCGGAGTGGCTGTTCACCGCCAGCTACTTTATGGCGTACTTCAACAGCTGCCTCAACGCCGTCGTCTACGGCGCCCTGAACCACAACTTCCGGAAGGAGTACAAGAGGATTGTCCTGATAATCTTCAAGTTTCACTGCTGA